The nucleotide window TCGAGAGTATCATTCAAGGGTTTCTTTATGATGGCTCAGAGGTTCACACATAAACCTTTTTTATTGATGAAGTTTATCAAAAGCACGGCGTGGCTAATTGGGGGCATTATAAAGTGGGCGGATTTCAGTCGCAGTGATTTCACAATGAGCCTTCTAAACCCTTAGATCCATCGTCAGACATTCTCTTTCCTAATTAATaggtttaaataataaaatgagaaaaataagtaatattttgtaaaaaaaatgtggaaatgaTTGTCAAATTTATTCGAATTTTAGGACTACGGAATGGTTTAACACCATATGTCTTGCAGAAGAGCATTTAATCTTATGAAGCAGTCATTTCCGCTTTGTCAATAAGTTGAAAGAAACTACAAATTGCATTCTTTCTGAACAATATCCGCAACGGCGTAGAACTTATTTAACCTCAAAAAGTTTATACTTTAATGGAAATTCTTTAAAACGCtgaaaacttcaaaataattatttttacttttttagaaGGCTTTTTGTAATCTCCGTGCCATATATTCTACatacttaaattttgttaacaCGAGTGTGAGTTTACCTTCGTGGAATGTCATAAGATTGTCGTTGACAGCTTGCCTGTAACATTCAATTAAGTATGCACATTCTCATTAAAAACTTTCCGCCATtaataaatgccacaagggTATAGAGGTAATGGAGTGATATGTGTTCTTAAGagcatacacatgtatgtatggtataatatgtaacatatatgtatgtcttacataatatatacatataatgtgtATTAGTGTATATAGTAGAAGTACTGTGTGTTTTATACCTTCACATCGTAAACTTAAAAAGCATTATTTTGGGCAGCTCTTTAATGACAGTAATCAAATTTTTGCGATATATTCTTTATTCGTGTCTTCTGAGTCCTCAATACTATTCTCCACACAGTATATCTTCACCTCAAATGGAAAACAACgtatcattgaaaaaaaattgataatcgTTGtgagatataataaccaatatataaccaaatcTCAAATTTTGTTGCATCCCTGACAATTTGGATCATTCTATCACGGACTTATTACTTGGTGATTCCTTCTATGCGCACATACCAGGAAGCAATATCTAGGCGGCTCAAAGCCGCTTGGAAAGGTGTGCGATGACCAGACAACTGCATTGTTCTTCCATTGAAAAAATCTGTCAAAAGAGTAGTAGGTGTACAGCTTCGAACTACAGGTTCCTTCCGATTGAGAAGTTTATCTACTTCTTTTATGGACTTCCCGTGAGCTCGGTAAACGTTGGTCCAAAACAAGAACTTGTGCGACTGCGAAACCCTTCTTAGCCAGAGTGGAATACAAGGGTTCTCCGAACTGTTTGCCATTAGCAAGATTCATCTCGTTGCAAGGGTAAATATTCTGACAGGACAGTTTCCAAAAGGCTCATATGCGGTAAGACTACAAATCTTTTCGGTTGTAAAGTGTCTAAGTGAATGGAGTAAGTTGAGGTGGTGTCATCTTGGGTCTTTCTTCACAATTGTGAAGATTTCGCAAGACTCATGTTGAAACTTCTCGACAGACACAACTTCGGAGAACTTTGCCAAGTGCCTAGGACTGATATTAGCCGCCTTAAGGAATTTGTGGTaagttttaagaattttttcaatttggaaTCACTAAGAACTAGCGTTTACCGCTGTTCGAGTGAAATATTGCATTACTCTGGATACGAGGATCAACCCTATAAGCTAACTAACTTAACTTATTCACTGAAATTATGGACTGAGGTGCTTCGATATTGCGATCATGAAAATGGTTTCAGTAATTCAGAAGTAATATACAACGCAATTCATCTCTCCTTTTTAAGGGTTATAATTATTGTAGTCTCTGTCTAATATCTTGAAGTTGTCCTAGAAAAAAACCAAGCTGTTATCTCAAATCCCATCTAAAAAGCTGCAGTAAAGCTATTGCATCAAAGTGGGGTTAAGTGGGGTTTTCGACTCCAGATGGTCTATTGGCTCTACACAATTGTCATCTGACCCaccaaaaaaaaagctttttggcCTTTCTAGTATCATGAATACCACAAAATAACGTTGTGATATGTCTTGTGTTGCGAGTGTTGCAAGACCTGAAGTATTTCTGTGATGTCTATTCCTTCAAGCCAACCTTGATGGAGTTAAATAAACTGGGACATCTTAAGGGGTTTGTGGGATTCCTTCTGTTCCTATACAGCTGAGTACCCAGATGATATTAACTGAACAACCTACTGAGAGTTGAGTTATTACCTGCTTGCATAACCTATTGCAGTAATTTCGTATTGTCTCCACGGATAACCATAATTTTACTTCTATGCAAAGAAACTTAGTAATATTGCAGGGGTCATCAGAGACCTCCTACCTTTAAGATCCCACCGTCGAGAAACTGAGAAAATGGATTTAACAAAATGCAGAGCTTGCGCGAAGAATGATGAAACACTGAAATATTATCTTTGCGAATGCCCAGCCTTCAGACGAATGAGACGGCATTGGGAATGCTCCAACTTAAAAGACTTCGTTGGCTGGCatgaaaaaaatcagtttttttttttaccaaatccaATGAAATGCTGTATAAGACTTAATTCGGTTACCACTCGGAAGCGTAATGGGTCTAATGGCTTTCTTAGTGCGGCCGTCTGCGGTCTGCAGCTTCTGCGTCTCCCTCTACAACCCGCCAAGTATTGCTTTCCGGCTGTGCTGAAACTAATAAAAGCTATACGGCACTTAATATCGCAACCAAACACGTAACAGCAAGTAtttgaatttcgaaatatatttgaGTATATAAACTTAAGGTTAATTTACGTAGAACATTTGAGTTTCCATggggaaattaaaataaaacttagcCACAATTTGAGCAGccgaaaaactataaataaatgatatttaTGTAGGCAGAACGAATACATTTATGTAAGTGTACATATGGCAACAGCAAGGTATACAAATATGTCTGCCACTTTTGTGACTTCCCAGAAAGCCTACGAGCAGCACATCGACAAGCCGTCATTTGCGCAGGAAGTCATAAACGACATACACAGGCTCATTTAGTATTAATGTCAATTTCCTTTTCGACTAGTgcgtgtacatatatgtatagtacatatgtatgagcttacATAGCATGCTTGTATTACAGGTGTGCAGCAGTTAATCCACACTTATATGCGGTACGAAGCGCAAGtgttaaataaacaaatccCAAGCTCAATTTTCCACCTAACCAACCGAGTTTACTCGCATTTCAAGGCATAGCTTCACACATTGGTTTCTGCTGCTCGTAtggtttgttatttttacgtgcagtttttgttgttatgacACACATTAAATATCAACTGTAGCTTTACAAAGTACTGGTAAGCCATTCTATAGGGAATACAATGGCATCTTAACGTTTGCCACTAGTTTAGGTTCCCTCTGAGATCATTGCTCTTCCTCCGTCATTCGAATTTTGGCTTGCAAGTTTTTAGCAATCGCATTTCAGTTTGCTTAGTGCTTTCGTACATATATCATAGCAAATGTAAGATTTTTCGTATCTTACTGGTCGGGTGAGCCCTTGAtctattatgtatattttcgaATTGTCGAACTTTAAAGTTTTACGGATCTGCTGATATCATATagctaaaatttgtatatatggtaGCCCTTACCCGCTACCACAATGATTCCAATCTTCTTCAAAATGGCAGTCACCTTATCGCAAAACCTCTCTAACTCAATTACTCTAACCTTCTTCAAAAAGGGCAGATATCTTAGCACAAGAGAATTCGAATATCCTTCTAAGCTTGTGGAAGAACTGAAGCTACTCGAACTTCCCAAGCGACAGCAATTCACTCTTTGGGtctttgaaaagtttcaagaagatccgacgtttacgagccaaattttattcagcggtGAGACCCATCCGGCATAATGGATATGTacacaagcaaaattgccgcgtTTGGGCTAAAGAGCAACCTAAAGCGATTCAGCATCtgccatttcatacagaaaaaaacaacggtttgatgtggtttgtgtgccggtggaatcatcggtccatatttcttcaaaaaaaagatTATGCCGATGAGAACGCAACCGTCAATCGCCAGTTGCGAGTCGAAATGcgcgaacgagtcatcgaaaattgaactcaacggatggcccatctgagacgtagctgcggccaacatttgaaagagataatcttcaaaaaataaaaatcaaagaatgttctttcgaatggtaATGAACACTCCCCacgaaatttgaagtttctgtgttttttctttaaaaaagtagggtcGTACAAAGTGCCTAAAGCCAGCCACAAATCTATTGAGCTGGAAAGTATCTAATCAATTCGTCGAGTTCGTGGAGAGTATGGCATCCGAGATGCTTTAACCTTAGTCTGGAGAAAACTGGACAGTGAAGGAGAAAGTTTCTAGAAGTTTCCACCATTTCTTTCTCCCTGCAACTTTGACAAAGTGCATCCTTCAAAATCATTAGTCTCGTGTGAGCCAATTGGACATGGTCCATTTAAGACACCTATCATTGTGGCCATGTGAATCTTGCTAAGAGCTAGTAATGCCGTGAATCTGTTGCGTTCCACTTTCGGCCAGAAGGTTCTCGTAACCCAACAAGTACTGGTCGCTGACCAACGCTTGCTGAGCTCGCGATGATGATGCGTACTTCACTAAAAAAAGAAACACTTCTTTGAACAatatctactgctaccttaatagcTGCAATTTTTGCTCAAAAGACACTACAGTCGCCTGGCAGTCTGAAACAAGTGTTGGTTTAGAGCTCAAGACAAGTACTGGTTGCTGACCAATGCTGCTGGGCTCGCGCAAGGTCGATAGATCCAGCGGCCATTGTGCCCATCCCAATAGGGTTTGGTTATACTCCGCTATAACCAAGCACCCAGACAAGTATTATATGGAAGTAGCTTGATAACGCAGATAGCAAGGTCATGTATTCCTTGAATAGCTTTAAGCTCACCGTCAGCGAGCTCAATTTCTGATTAGTAACTCTGTTAACGCAGTGGATGCGTACTTCACTAAAAGAAGCCGGCTGTTTTGCAGTACATCTACGGCTAGCTTGAAGCTATCAAGTTTGTTCGAAAGTCACTACAGTGGTCTAACAGTCTGAAACAAGTCTTCATTTAGAGTTCAAGACAGAAGATTCTCCTTCAATCTTCCTCTTAAGTTTCGATTCATCCGTAAAAAAGCTCATTGCGCCTCTTCTCCAGGCTTCCTCATCCACATGTCTCTCGAAATTGTATGCATAGAGAAGAAGATGTTAGAACTAGGTTCCGCGACGCAGTGATCCAAATTATCAGGAATCCAGTCGAAATGCGAGCTGATTTCGCTTTCCACCAGATAAATACGCCATAGAACAGTATTGACTTAACTACGGTTTTGTAAAGCCAATGGACAACATTTGGTGAGAGACTTCACCATTCTCCAATAGCTCTTTTACAGCAGTATGGGGGAATTAGTGCCTTCCGCACTACCTCCTCAATATTGTGCTGACACAACAGCTTTCTCTTGAGAATGAGATGCAAATCTGAAAATCTTGGAAATATGTTTTGAGTTCGAACACACTACAAATTGTCCACAACACACAGTTAGGGCTTACACTAACAGAACATATCTATCAAACAGTTGATTGCCTTAATTCGAAACTCAATTGCATCCACAACTATTTCTTAAGCACTCTTTCACTAATTATTGATGGTTATCTCGTACTCTTATATTACATGATCGCTTCGGAGGAGTACTATATCTCTTTATCTCATACAATTTCGAAATGAAACCATTTGCTCACATACCTACCtatctattaatattaattacttaAAGGTCGCAAATAAATTGATAGGCATCATatcaaaatttctttcaaatttatcaATTCACAAATTGATATTTCGTTCAACAGCCGAAAACAAAGAGATCTTATCGCGCAATTATTTTCGTATAAAAGTGGGGGTATTTCGCAAGTTTCAATATAGTTTAATATCAAGCCTTGTAGGCAACATATTACTACAGTCATTTTCGGCAAGCACAGTAAAACATTAAAGAAGTGGCCAAGTGTGGTTTCATTGAGTTgaaaatgaagaatatttttggTAAGTTTTAATTACGCTAATGGTGTAACAATGTTTTACTGTTCGAGCAAGTCGGTGTACAAAACATAAATGAAACAGAACGAAGCTAACAATATAGTGAGAATAACAAGAGTAAAAGTGTGACACCACAAAGCCGCGAGTTTCGATGGATTTAGTTTGGAACAACTTTTAAgacaacaaaatttgtttctgTATATGCTCTTTGCGCGATAATGCCGAAGAAGCACGCTTCGTTTCCGTGAGCAATTCCATTAATAATCTTTTGTTTGTCATTACAGTGTTGGCCAGTGCCTTGCTGGTCCTGGCAGCTAGCGTAAATGCCGCCAGCTTGAGCCAAAGTGCACGCGCCGCCGATAATGCTCTATACAGTCGCTTTTTGTGCCGCAATAGACCGAATGGCTTCAAGACAATGGTGCCTGGTAGTTGTACCAGCTACTATAAGTGTTATAATGGTGCAAGCCTACAAATCGATTGCCCTTACTACTATGATGGTGTGAAAAATATGTGCGTTGATACAAATCCCGGTTGTGTTGAAGATTTGGCTGATGTTGCGACCGCACCGAAAGCTATTCGTGCAGCACCATGTGATGGTGTTGTTAAGGGTTACGTGGTTGGTGAAAATCAGGCGCAATGGTATCAGTGTCTAAATAGTGCTGTGATAAATTCTGGCGTTTGTCCCAGTGGACAGGAATATAATTTGGTATTACTGCAATGTGATGTTAAATCGTCATGCGGTGGTGCTGATCAACCATCATGCAGTGGAAATGATGCAACTACTCTTGCGCCAGCAACTGAAACTCCAACTCCAACGCCATGTGCACCAGTAACTGAAACTCCAACTCCAACGCCATGTGCACCAGTAACTGATGCGCCAACCCCGCCCGCACCAGTAACGGATACGCCAACTCCAACGCCATGCGCACCAGTAACTGATGGTCCAACCTCCCCCGCACCAGTACCGGAAACTCCAACTCCAACTCCATGCGCACCAGTAACTGATGGTCCAACCTCCCCCGCACCAGTAACGGATACGCCAACTCCAACTCCATGCGCACCAGTAACTGATGCTCCAACCCCCCCCACACCAGTACCAGATACTCCAACTCCAACTCCATGCGCACCAGTAACTGATGGTCCAACGCCCCCCGCACCAGTACCGGATACTCCAACTCCAACTCCATGTGCACCAGTAACTGATGCGCCAACCACCCCCGCACCAGTAACTGAAACTCCTACTCCAACGCCATGTGCACCAGTAACTGATGGTCCAACCCCCCCCGCACCAGTAACGGATACTCCAACTCCAACGCCATGCGCGTCAACAACTACCACAACAACGCCGGTACccccaacaacaactacaaccacATGCGCACCAACaactaccacaacaacaacggtacccccaacaacaactacaaccacatgcgcaccaacaacaactacaactactaGCAAACCAACAACTACCACAACCACATGCGCACCAACaactaccacaacaacaacggtacccccaacaacaactacaaccacatgcgcaccaacaacaactacaactactaGAACACcgacaactacaacaaccacatgcgcaccaacaacaactacaactactaGCACACCAACAACTACCACAACCACATgcgcaccaacaacaactacaactactaGCAAacctacaacaactacaactactaGCAAACCAACAACTACCACAACCACATGCGCACCAGTAACGGAAACTCCAACTCCAACGCCATGCGCACCAGTAACTGATGGTCCAACGCCCCCCGCACCAGTAACTGATACTCCAACTCCAACTCCATGCGCACCAGTAACTGATGGTCCAACGCCCCCCGCACCGGATACTCCAACTCCAACGCCATGCGCACCAGCAACTACAACGCCCAACGCACCAGTAACTACCACAACCACATgcgcaccaacaacaactacaactactaGCACACCGACAACTACCACAACCACATgcgcaccaacaacaactaaaccTACTTGCACACCAACAGTAACACCAACAGTAACGCCAACAGTAACACCCACAGTTACACCAACAGTAACACCAACGGTAACACCAACGGTAACACCTACAGTAACACCAACGGTAACACCAACAGTAACACCAACTGTAACCCCAACAGTAACACCAACGTGCACTCCAACGGCAACACCAACAGTAACACCAACAGTAACACCAACAGTAACACCAACAGTAACACCAACGGTAACACCAACTGTAACACCAACAGTAACACCAACAGTAACGCCAACAGTAACACCAACAGTAACACCAACAGTAACACCAACAGTTACACCAACAGTAACACCAACGGTAACACCAACGGTAACACCTACAGTAACACCAACGGTAACACCAACAGTAACACCAACAGTAACACCAACTGTAACCCCAACAGTAACACCAACGTGCACTCCAACGGTAACACCAACAGTAACACCAACAGTAACACCAACTGTAACCCCAACAGTAACACCAACGTGCACTCCAACGGTAACACCAACAGTAACACCAACAGTAACACCAACAGTAACACCAACAGTAACACCAACAGTAACACCAACAGTAACCCCAACATGCACACCAACTGTAACACCAACAGTAACACCAACGTGCACTCCAACGGTAACACCAACGGTAACGCCAACAGTAACACCAACAGTAACACCAACAGTAACGCCAACAGTAACACCAACAGTTACACCAACAGTAACACCAACGGTAACACCAACTGTAACACCAACAGTAACACCAACAGTAACCCCAAAGTGCACACCAACGGTAACACCAACAGTAACACCAACGGTAACACCAACTGTAACACCAAAAGTAACACCGACGTGCACACCAACGGTAACACCAACTGTAACACCGACACCATGCTCCACAACGACAGTTAAGCCACCGTGCACACGAACAACACCACCATGCACAACAACTCCATGCCCAACAATAACTACACCATGCCCGCAAAGCTCTCtgtatataaacaatatacCACACGAAACCCCAAGCGAAACGTTACAGTCCAACGTATATGTGCGACCGTCTCAGCAAGCGGTCCGACCCATATCTGTCTTACCACCGCAATCTCATCAATCTAATATGGATTTATACATAAAATACGTGTGTCAAGGCAAACCAACCGGTTTTATGCTACCCTCACTGAGGAGCTGCAACGAATACTTCATTTGCCGTAACGGTCTTGCACTGAAAGTCAGTTGTGGCAGCGCCTATTTCAACGCCATGAAGGGACAATGCGATTTGCCGGAGAATAGCGGTTGCATACAACCATATCAGCGattgaattgaaatttgacACTTTGACTTTGAACTATAAATGCCAATTCATTTATGCTAAAGGGAGAAACGAAAACATAACGATAATTATTGCactacaatatatacatacatacacaagtttatatggaaatgtatatgtatttgtaattttataaagattctaaatatataatatatattattgagCAAGATATTCATGAGAATGTAAACAAAcgcctttttattattttcatacgaGTAAATGCTTAAATGCAGGGTGTGGCGCGTTCAATTTCGTTTGGCTCTTCTTTCGTTGTGGactttagaatatttttatggTTTTCACTCAAATTTTTATGCACAAGACAATAGGCTTACTAAGCACATTTTAAGCTTTTATTATAGGTGATAGTCTCTGAGAGACTTGAGACTCGCTGAGAGCATCACTACACTTGTTGATGTAACTAGGATGCAAACT belongs to Bactrocera dorsalis isolate Fly_Bdor chromosome 1, ASM2337382v1, whole genome shotgun sequence and includes:
- the LOC105232952 gene encoding mucin-2, whose amino-acid sequence is MKNIFVLASALLVLAASVNAASLSQSARAADNALYSRFLCRNRPNGFKTMVPGSCTSYYKCYNGASLQIDCPYYYDGVKNMCVDTNPGCVEDLADVATAPKAIRAAPCDGVVKGYVVGENQAQWYQCLNSAVINSGVCPSGQEYNLVLLQCDVKSSCGGADQPSCSGNDATTLAPATETPTPTPCAPVTETPTPTPCAPVTDAPTPPAPVTDTPTPTPCAPVTDGPTSPAPVPETPTPTPCAPVTDGPTSPAPVTDTPTPTPCAPVTDAPTPPTPVPDTPTPTPCAPVTDGPTPPAPVPDTPTPTPCAPVTDAPTTPAPVTETPTPTPCAPVTDGPTPPAPVTDTPTPTPCASTTTTTTPVPPTTTTTTCAPTTTTTTTVPPTTTTTTCAPTTTTTTSKPTTTTTTCAPTTTTTTTVPPTTTTTTCAPTTTTTTRTPTTTTTTCAPTTTTTTSTPTTTTTTCAPTTTTTTSKPTTTTTTSKPTTTTTTCAPVTETPTPTPCAPVTDVTDGPTPPAPDTPTPTPCAPATTTPNAPVTTTTTCAPTTTTTTSTPTTTTTTCAPTTTKPTCTPTVTPTVTPTVTPTVTPTVTPTVTPTVTPTVTPTVTPTVTPTVTPTCTPTVTPTVTPTVTPTVTPTVTPTCTPTVTPTVTPTVTPTVTPTVTPTVTPTVTPTCTPTVTPTVTPTCTPTVTPTVTPTVTPTVTPTVTPTVTPTVTPTVTPTVTPTVTPTVTPTVTPKCTPTVTPTVTPTVTPTVTPKVTPTCTPTVTPTVTPTPCSTTTVKPPCTRTTPPCTTTPCPTITTPCPQSSLYINNIPHETPSETLQSNVYVRPSQQAVRPISVLPPQSHQSNMDLYIKYVCQGKPTGFMLPSLRSCNEYFICRNGLALKVSCGSAYFNAMKGQCDLPENSGCIQPYQRLN